The proteins below come from a single Halobacteriovorax sp. DA5 genomic window:
- a CDS encoding DUF3943 domain-containing protein, with translation MKSFIISISFTLLALSLQRTSFAKTEYFYQDRDHTKEEIFKDVGFVFGISLIAYPITQWDTVREEGSWDVYRSNFGKIVFDRDEPFWNYMVHPYTGSQMFLYYRARNYRYADALALTFVSSTIFEFLIEVYTEPASVQDLYQTPVLGAVMGYGFEKLSMQLLNGDSKVGHFFGHLINPMTLFPSIFEGTSYAVIAPNIDKKSIGYYFHAEF, from the coding sequence GTGAAAAGCTTTATTATTTCTATATCTTTTACATTACTTGCCCTGTCACTGCAAAGAACTTCTTTTGCAAAAACAGAGTATTTCTACCAAGATCGAGACCATACTAAAGAAGAAATTTTTAAAGATGTTGGATTCGTCTTTGGTATCTCTTTAATCGCTTATCCAATAACTCAATGGGATACAGTAAGAGAAGAAGGTTCATGGGATGTTTACCGAAGTAATTTTGGAAAAATAGTTTTTGATCGTGATGAGCCTTTTTGGAACTATATGGTTCACCCTTACACAGGCTCTCAAATGTTTCTTTACTATCGAGCCCGAAATTATCGATACGCTGATGCTCTGGCACTAACTTTTGTTTCAAGCACAATCTTTGAGTTTCTCATCGAAGTTTATACTGAACCAGCTTCTGTTCAAGACCTTTATCAAACACCTGTACTAGGTGCGGTTATGGGCTATGGATTCGAAAAACTATCAATGCAACTTCTTAACGGAGATAGTAAAGTTGGGCATTTCTTTGGTCACCTTATTAACCCGATGACTTTATTTCCTTCAATTTTTGAAGGGACATCATACGCAGTCATTGCGCCAAATATTGATAAGAAATCAATTGGAT
- the gshA gene encoding glutamate--cysteine ligase: MTVKINKQALKNYQEKYGSDSILNVNKGLEKEGLRVMVEDGKLSSSDHDPKFGSKLLHKWITTDFAESLLEFITPVSKSNDETLKTLGNLQHYVLEQDSSEVIWPSSMPCILPEDKDIKLAYYGESNSGRLKTLYRSGLGLRYGRSMQAIAGLHYNFSMTDEFWKNWHELSGSSLSLQLFINEEYLNLCRNFRSYSNILLYLFGNSVSVHESFLSGKKHSLDVIHEDEKYGKTFGSKEGTCLRMGGLGYTGASQNGIRICYNGLDSYCDSLEEALQMNFADFDKIGLRNEKGELQQISTHILQIENEFYSIIRPKRIAPPGKSALASLRSKGIEYIEVRLLDLNPFAKNGITKVQMDFLDAFLLSCLFLRADRCNREIYNEIENNNQLIVKQGRKPGLEISVDGEKRNYQEYLTTFFNQMAEVIEAISDGERKKALLFAIEEQRKLIDPANTLSQKVFDLVSKKGHIQAMKDLALEHRKELAAVEVNHVFQEELELEKNASMQRQVDFEKLDDVDFEEYVAAYVASSFSK; this comes from the coding sequence ATGACGGTTAAAATTAATAAGCAAGCACTCAAAAACTATCAAGAAAAATACGGAAGTGATTCAATCCTTAATGTAAATAAAGGACTTGAGAAAGAGGGCCTTCGTGTAATGGTTGAAGATGGCAAGCTTTCAAGTTCCGATCATGACCCAAAATTTGGTTCAAAACTTCTTCATAAATGGATAACTACCGACTTTGCAGAAAGTCTTCTTGAGTTCATCACTCCTGTTTCAAAATCAAATGATGAAACTTTAAAAACTCTGGGAAATCTTCAACACTATGTTTTAGAACAAGATTCAAGTGAAGTCATTTGGCCATCATCAATGCCTTGTATCTTACCGGAAGATAAAGATATTAAGCTTGCTTACTACGGAGAGAGTAACTCTGGCCGTTTAAAGACTCTTTATCGCTCTGGTCTTGGCCTTCGCTATGGAAGATCAATGCAGGCGATTGCGGGACTTCATTACAATTTTTCAATGACAGATGAATTTTGGAAAAATTGGCATGAGTTAAGTGGAAGCTCTTTATCGCTTCAACTTTTTATTAATGAGGAATACTTAAATCTTTGTCGAAACTTTAGAAGTTATTCAAATATTCTCTTATATCTTTTTGGAAACTCTGTTTCTGTTCATGAGTCCTTCCTTAGTGGTAAGAAACATTCACTAGATGTGATTCATGAAGATGAGAAATATGGCAAAACTTTTGGCTCGAAAGAAGGGACATGCTTAAGGATGGGGGGACTTGGTTATACAGGTGCTTCTCAAAACGGTATTCGAATTTGTTACAACGGTCTTGATAGTTATTGCGATAGTTTAGAAGAAGCTCTGCAAATGAATTTTGCAGATTTTGATAAGATTGGTTTAAGGAATGAGAAAGGAGAGCTTCAGCAAATTAGTACTCACATTCTGCAAATTGAAAATGAATTCTATTCAATCATTAGACCTAAAAGAATTGCTCCTCCTGGCAAGAGTGCTCTTGCTAGCCTAAGAAGCAAGGGGATTGAATATATTGAGGTTAGACTTCTCGATCTCAACCCATTTGCAAAGAATGGAATTACCAAAGTTCAAATGGACTTCTTAGATGCGTTCTTATTGTCGTGCCTATTCTTGCGAGCGGATAGATGCAATCGTGAAATTTATAATGAGATTGAGAATAATAATCAGCTTATTGTTAAACAGGGAAGAAAGCCTGGCCTAGAAATTAGCGTTGATGGTGAGAAAAGAAATTACCAAGAATATCTAACAACATTCTTTAATCAAATGGCCGAAGTCATTGAAGCTATATCAGATGGTGAGCGTAAGAAAGCATTACTTTTTGCTATTGAAGAGCAACGTAAGTTAATTGATCCTGCTAACACTCTTTCACAAAAAGTATTTGATCTTGTTTCAAAGAAAGGTCATATTCAGGCGATGAAGGATCTTGCGCTAGAGCATCGTAAGGAGCTGGCCGCTGTAGAAGTAAATCATGTATTTCAAGAAGAATTAGAGCTTGAGAAGAATGCATCGATGCAGCGTCAGGTGGACTTTGAGAAATTAGACGACGTAGACTTTGAAGAATACGTCGCCGCTTATGTTGCTTCTAGTTTTTCAAAATAA
- a CDS encoding aspartyl/asparaginyl beta-hydroxylase domain-containing protein: MLNLNEDKTISVISVLIFLFLFGIASMGYVYAYRGTERYESLNFYLRKGWPIFAPLNCLLYMFTKKRAAKPIMNLADFPELKLVQDNWETIRDEAVNLRENGYFDKVKDPTSSAYYDIGFRTFYKYGWSKFYLTWYGTTLKSAKELCPKTVELVSKVPGVNGAMYSILPVGSKLTKHLDPVATSLRYHLGLKTPNDDRCYINIDGTDYSWRDGEALLFDETYLHFAFNNSENERIILMLEVDRPTNIIGKIINFIFKLIMRITLVPNVPGDQRGLVNAIFGAVTPTLLKVRTLKETNLALYKIIKHTVNLTLLAIAFGLIYLVLTFIQSLF; the protein is encoded by the coding sequence TTGTTAAACTTAAACGAGGATAAGACTATTAGCGTTATATCTGTACTTATTTTTCTCTTTCTTTTTGGTATTGCCTCAATGGGCTATGTCTACGCTTACCGTGGAACAGAAAGATATGAGAGCTTAAACTTCTATCTCCGCAAAGGCTGGCCAATTTTTGCACCACTTAACTGCCTACTTTATATGTTCACTAAGAAGAGAGCAGCTAAGCCAATTATGAATCTTGCAGACTTTCCAGAGTTAAAACTAGTTCAAGATAACTGGGAAACAATTCGCGATGAGGCGGTAAATCTTAGAGAAAATGGATATTTTGATAAAGTAAAAGATCCAACTTCAAGTGCATATTACGACATTGGTTTTAGAACTTTTTATAAATACGGTTGGTCTAAATTTTATCTTACTTGGTATGGAACGACTTTAAAGTCAGCAAAAGAGCTGTGTCCAAAAACAGTTGAACTTGTTTCTAAAGTTCCTGGTGTAAACGGTGCCATGTACTCAATTCTTCCAGTAGGATCAAAACTAACAAAGCACTTAGATCCAGTTGCCACTTCACTTCGCTACCACTTAGGTTTAAAAACACCTAACGATGATCGTTGTTATATTAATATTGATGGAACTGACTATTCTTGGCGCGATGGAGAGGCCCTACTATTTGATGAGACCTATCTTCACTTTGCTTTCAACAATTCTGAAAATGAAAGAATTATCCTTATGCTTGAAGTTGATCGCCCAACGAATATCATAGGAAAAATCATTAACTTTATCTTTAAGCTGATTATGAGAATTACTCTCGTTCCAAATGTTCCGGGAGATCAAAGAGGACTAGTTAATGCCATCTTTGGAGCAGTAACACCTACTCTTTTAAAAGTAAGAACTCTAAAAGAAACAAACCTGGCGCTATATAAAATTATTAAACATACAGTAAATCTAACATTACTAGCAATTGCATTTGGTTTAATTTACTTAGTGCTAACTTTTATTCAATCGTTATTTTGA
- a CDS encoding GNAT family N-acetyltransferase yields MFKKLITQTLKSSSKTYKEYNSYCPYIVDHKSRPVPDEIKTRYARYDDAQAIARIINENNIDPNLDYSFFFERTKKELARGGNLKGFHLIVAILDEEIVGYGRSILYTQEMVNQYKYKAPVGWYLMGLTVLPEYRGRGIGDLLTQERLKHIGQISTKAYYVVNAKNKTSIKMHEKYGFKLKEEGQGFLKISFNGGLGMLYECSLITREVDKD; encoded by the coding sequence ATGTTTAAAAAGTTAATTACTCAAACATTGAAGTCATCGTCTAAAACATATAAAGAGTATAATTCATACTGTCCTTATATTGTGGATCACAAGTCTAGGCCTGTACCTGACGAAATAAAAACACGATATGCTAGGTATGATGATGCTCAGGCCATTGCTCGTATTATTAATGAAAATAATATTGATCCAAACCTTGATTATTCTTTCTTTTTTGAAAGAACGAAAAAAGAGTTGGCCCGTGGTGGAAACTTAAAAGGTTTTCATCTGATTGTTGCCATTCTTGATGAAGAAATAGTTGGTTATGGAAGATCAATTCTCTATACACAAGAAATGGTCAATCAGTATAAGTACAAAGCACCTGTCGGTTGGTATCTTATGGGACTTACTGTTCTTCCAGAATATCGTGGCCGTGGTATTGGTGATCTCTTAACTCAAGAGCGACTTAAACACATTGGGCAAATTTCAACGAAAGCTTATTATGTTGTTAATGCAAAAAATAAAACCTCTATTAAGATGCATGAGAAGTACGGTTTTAAATTAAAAGAAGAAGGCCAAGGTTTCTTAAAAATATCATTTAATGGCGGATTAGGAATGCTGTATGAATGCAGCTTAATAACTAGAGAAGTAGATAAGGACTAA
- the lysA gene encoding diaminopimelate decarboxylase — MDFFNYRENELFAEDNKVADLVQKYGTPLYIYSLKTFKRHFLAFQEPLKEHRHLICYAVKANSNINILKELAAMGSGFDIVSRGELERVLAAGGQASKTVFSGVGKSYDEIEFALEKGIKCLNVESVAELRRINEVAKKMKKKAPVSIRVNPDVDAKTHPYIATGLKENKFGISFQKAQEVYDIAHSLDSISVEGIDCHIGSQLTNIGPFLEALERLKQLVDTLRKNGTPLKHIDLGGGLGVKYRDEVPPHPSEYLAQVIKSLEDYPELELIFEPGRAIAANAGILVTKLEYIKENEGKHFAIVDAAMNDLMRPALYQAWQEVIKVDQSVRGIKENFDIVGPVCETGDYLAKDRELELSEGELLAIRSCGAYGFTMSSNYNSRPRACELLVDGDKNRLIRKRETYQDLYYLEQCD, encoded by the coding sequence ATGGATTTTTTCAATTATAGAGAAAATGAATTATTTGCAGAGGATAATAAAGTAGCCGATCTTGTTCAAAAGTATGGAACTCCACTTTATATCTATTCTTTGAAAACATTTAAGAGACACTTTCTAGCTTTTCAAGAACCTTTAAAAGAACATCGTCATTTAATTTGTTATGCAGTTAAGGCGAATTCAAATATTAATATCTTAAAAGAACTGGCCGCAATGGGCAGTGGTTTTGATATCGTTTCTCGTGGTGAACTTGAAAGAGTATTGGCAGCAGGTGGACAAGCATCAAAGACGGTTTTTTCTGGGGTAGGAAAGTCTTATGATGAAATTGAGTTTGCACTTGAAAAAGGTATTAAATGCTTAAATGTCGAATCAGTAGCTGAGCTTAGAAGAATTAATGAAGTTGCTAAAAAAATGAAAAAGAAGGCACCGGTTTCAATTAGAGTGAATCCAGATGTCGATGCTAAAACGCACCCATATATTGCAACAGGTTTAAAAGAAAATAAATTTGGTATTTCATTTCAAAAAGCGCAAGAAGTCTATGACATCGCACATTCATTAGACTCGATCAGTGTCGAAGGCATTGACTGCCACATTGGTTCGCAGCTTACTAATATCGGTCCTTTTCTAGAGGCATTAGAGAGGCTAAAACAATTAGTTGATACTCTAAGAAAAAACGGTACGCCCCTTAAGCATATTGATCTAGGAGGGGGATTAGGAGTTAAATACCGTGATGAAGTTCCTCCTCATCCAAGTGAATATCTTGCTCAAGTAATTAAGAGCCTTGAGGACTATCCTGAGTTAGAACTTATCTTTGAACCTGGTCGAGCGATTGCTGCTAATGCGGGAATACTTGTGACAAAGCTTGAGTACATTAAGGAAAATGAGGGGAAGCATTTTGCTATTGTTGATGCGGCAATGAATGATTTAATGCGACCGGCCCTTTATCAAGCATGGCAAGAAGTCATCAAAGTCGATCAATCAGTTAGAGGAATAAAAGAAAATTTTGATATCGTTGGCCCAGTATGTGAGACAGGGGATTATCTTGCAAAAGATAGGGAGCTTGAACTAAGTGAGGGAGAGTTGTTAGCAATTCGCTCTTGTGGTGCTTATGGCTTTACGATGTCTAGTAATTATAATTCAAGACCAAGAGCATGTGAGTTGCTTGTTGATGGCGATAAAAATCGTTTAATAAGAAAGCGAGAAACTTACCAAGATCTTTACTACTTGGAACAATGTGATTAG